From the genome of Hymenobacter cellulosilyticus, one region includes:
- a CDS encoding delta-60 repeat domain-containing protein has protein sequence MFTDFNGTGRKALVRLQTTGALDTSYNPNVDTTPRPYVALLAVDPLTNQAVVNGQLGELTRLNQDGTIDNSFQTAATSYCIGLTGANNRRLIVDRLRRVWYGRGCVTAGSTEYLVRYLSNGNVDPQFSAAGASNGTVNVLFQQADGLIVAGGNFNQFLGVANAPLVRFTDQNFVQVDATFRPTLDAVGSVLRTVRQADGKLVIGGVFREVNGQPAANLARLNADGTLDAAFTVPAVNGPVQSLALQADGKIVLAGDFSTVAGVSSPSIARLLPNGTYDPGFTSNVVSNRAVTALAIQPDGAILLGGNSALTIGGVVPSCTACCPTGRPTQPTARTTVPAPPGPCATLPCCPMAAIMCVGSSLG, from the coding sequence GCCCTGGTGCGGCTGCAAACCACGGGCGCACTGGATACGAGCTACAATCCCAACGTTGATACCACGCCCCGCCCTTACGTTGCCTTGCTGGCCGTTGACCCTCTTACAAACCAGGCTGTTGTGAATGGCCAGTTAGGAGAGTTAACCCGGCTGAACCAGGATGGTACCATTGATAACTCCTTCCAGACGGCGGCAACAAGCTACTGTATTGGTCTTACTGGGGCCAATAACCGCCGCCTCATTGTGGATCGGTTGCGCCGGGTGTGGTATGGGCGCGGCTGCGTGACCGCAGGCAGCACCGAGTATCTGGTGCGGTACCTGTCCAATGGCAACGTAGACCCGCAGTTCTCGGCCGCCGGGGCCAGCAATGGAACGGTGAATGTGCTGTTTCAACAGGCCGACGGACTTATTGTAGCCGGCGGCAATTTCAACCAGTTCCTCGGAGTGGCCAATGCTCCGCTAGTGCGGTTTACCGACCAAAACTTCGTGCAGGTAGATGCTACCTTCCGCCCCACTCTGGATGCCGTAGGTTCGGTACTGAGAACCGTGCGGCAAGCAGACGGGAAACTGGTTATTGGCGGCGTATTTCGCGAGGTAAACGGGCAGCCCGCTGCCAATCTGGCCCGGCTTAATGCCGATGGCACCCTGGATGCCGCCTTTACTGTGCCAGCCGTAAATGGTCCGGTGCAGAGCCTGGCTCTACAGGCCGATGGTAAAATCGTTTTGGCCGGCGACTTCTCGACGGTAGCGGGTGTAAGCTCCCCCAGTATTGCTCGGCTGCTGCCCAATGGTACCTACGACCCGGGCTTTACCAGCAACGTTGTCAGTAACCGCGCTGTCACGGCATTGGCCATTCAGCCCGACGGTGCTATTTTGCTGGGTGGTAATTCGGCGCTGACCATCGGGGGCGTAGTGCCTTCTTGCACCGCCTGCTGCCCAACGGGCAGGCCGACGCAACCTACGGCCAGAACAACGGTACCGGCCCCACC